In the genome of Drosophila yakuba strain Tai18E2 chromosome 3R, Prin_Dyak_Tai18E2_2.1, whole genome shotgun sequence, one region contains:
- the LOC6535743 gene encoding rho GTPase-activating protein 92B isoform X1 has product MKRQFAKIKIAAENLSRSSKSDSKDSELEAIERQVDRYRDTIEKIVRKLPALSGGGGSGSGSSEEQDKRTKKNSHYKIAQALDESAKELPKEMPLQKVLSNCGELEKTMAECIIESELETETKVVRRLKNILDKEIQEISTLKRNVSRTLQEYTSLKRSHEAAIRLEEPAAKVNHIKSQQEECELKLEKERDAWAAQMLELIAKEDEIVSCIRDYVLNQRNYHERALQHVNASLARIQDTIQGTEKSRFGTSLKEHLTSTNREISYIVELCCCCLLEHGLEEEGLLRVGCASTKLRRMKHALEAQHVKTPLPLDYQDPHVIGSILKLYLRELPEPLLTYNLYKDFIRIAERHSEAERKTEIKAILTKLPKENYANLRYLTRFLSIVQQRSALNKMSSQNLAIVMSPNMLWPRVDKSSNAPADYIGQVNSSSAANIIVELLISQWDYFFTGEVEFYLTLQKQKLFVEGKSKSNSSNENLDRNDSEVMESPRYGTLRRQKANAPSPPTTNGNGTILTTSQTSHRPHAKELFPQQTLDKQEKPAKPPLPNLPQFQSPAANQPTQTQLEPLPPPPVTPAKPVPMTRTQFFGLDNLPSPTADRKSTDSIGSFKLKPDVPQKPLLPKRPTVLGVGAAKADGKSDDEGGTTPTQATIDNGNGSVRFKTEHFLDKLRQENGETNGTREGPSTAKESNHNHDPPPTAAEPNQQQAQPQVTTPISPNSFQTPKRPTVPAPPPPTNWKSSD; this is encoded by the exons ATGAAGAGGCAgtttgcgaaaatcaaaatagCAGCCGAAAATCTGTCAAG ATCGAGCAAGTCGGACAGCAAGGACTCCGAGCTCGAGGCGATCGAGCGGCAGGTGGACAGGTACCGGGACACCATCGAGAAGATCGTCCGCAAGCTGCCGGCTCTGAGCGGCGGAGGCGGAAGTGGCAGCGGGAGCAGCGAGGAACAGGACAAGCGGACCAAGAAGAACAGCCACTACAAAATCGCCCAGGCCCTGGACGAGTCCGCCAAGGAACTGCCCAAGGAAATGCCGCTGCAGAAGGTCCTCTCCAATTGCG GCGAGCTGGAGAAGACGATGGCCGAGTGCATTATCGAGAGCGAACTGGAGACGGAGACCAAGGTGGTGAGGCGGCTGAAGAACATCTTGGACAAGGAGATCCAGGAGATCTCCACGCTCAAGCGCAACGTGTCGCGCACTCTGCAGGAGTACACCTCGCTGAAGCGCAGTCATGAG GCGGCAATCCGTCTGGAGGAACCGGCGGCCAAGGTTAATCACATCAAGAGCCAGCAGGAGGAGTGCgagctgaagctggagaaggAACGGGATGCCTGGGCCGCCCAGATGCTGGAGCTGATTGCCAAAGAGGACGAGATCGTTAGCTGCATCCGCGACTATGTACTCAACCAAAGAAACTATCATGAACGCGCCCTGCAGCACGTAAACGCCTCGCTGGCCCGCATCCAGGATACTATCCAGGGCACAGAGAAGTCCCGCTTTGGCACCTCGCTCAAGGAGCACCTGACGTCCACTAACCGCGAGATCTCTTACATTGTGgagctctgctgctgctgtctgtTAGAGCACGGCCTGGAGGAAGAGGGTCTGCTGCGCGTGGGATGCGCCAGCACGAAACTGCGGCGCATGAAGCACGCCCTGGAGGCACAGCATGTAAAGACGCCGCTTCCATTGGACTACCAGGACCCCCATGTCATTGGTTCCATACTCAAGCTGTACTTGCGCGAGTTGCCCGAGCCGCTGCTCACCTACAACCTGTACAAAGACTTCATCCGGATCGCTGAAAGGCACAGCGAAGCCGAGCGCAAGACGGAGATTAAGGCCATTCTGACCAAGCTGCCCAAGGAGAACTATGCGAACCTGCGCTACCTCACCCGCTTCCTGTCAATCGTGCAGCAGCGCTCGGCGCTTAACAAGATGAGCTCGCAGAACCTGGCCATCGTGATGTCGCCAAACATGCTGTGGCCACGCGTCGACAAGAGCAGCAACGCCCCGGCCGACTACATTGGTCAGGTGAACAGCTCCTCGGCAGCCAACATCATCGTTGAGCTGCTGATTAGCCAGTGGGACTACTTCTTCACCGGCGAAGTCGAGTTCTATTTGACCCTGCAGAAGCAAAAGCTATTCGTCGAGGGCAAGAGCAAATCCAACTCCTCCAACGAGAACCTGGATAGAAACGACAGTG AAGTCATGGAAAGTCCACGCTACGGTACATTGCGAAGGCAAAAAGCTAATGCACCTTCGCCTCCCACCACCAATGGAAACGGCACAATCCTCACCACATCACAGACTTCGCACCGACCACATGCAAAGGAGCTGTTCCCACAACAGACGCTGGACAAGCAGGAAAAGCCCGCCAAGCCGCCGCTCCCGAATCTGCCGCAGTTTCAATCGCCAGCTGCTAATCAGCCGACGCAGACGCAGCTAGAACCACTTCCTCCGCCGCCTGTAACGCCAGCCAAGCCTGTTCCGATGACGCGGACACAGTTCTTCGGATTGGACAACCTGCCCTCTCCAACGGCCGATCGCAAGAGCACCGACAGCATTGGCAGCTTCAAGCTGAAGCCAGATGTGCCGCAGAAGCCTCTGCTGCCCAAGCGACCGACTGTGCTGGGTGTGGGAGCGGCTAAGGCAGATGGAAAGAGCGATGATGAGGGCGGTACAACTCCCACTCAGGCGACAATTGATAATGGCAATGGCAGTGTGCGATTTAAAACGGAGCATTTTCTTGACAAGCTGCGACAGGAGAACGGTGAGACGAACGGAACGCGGGAGGGGCCGTCGACGGCGAAGGAAAGCAATCACAACCACGATCCGCCTCCTACGGCTGCCGAGCCAAATCAGCAACAAGCTCAGCCCCAAGTCACGACGCCCATCTCTCCGAACTCATTTCAAACGCCCAAGAGGCCAACGGTGCCAGCGCCGCCACCGCCCACAAATTGGAAGTCCTCGGACTAG
- the LOC6535743 gene encoding rho GTPase-activating protein 92B isoform X2 yields the protein MRSRWTDRSSKSDSKDSELEAIERQVDRYRDTIEKIVRKLPALSGGGGSGSGSSEEQDKRTKKNSHYKIAQALDESAKELPKEMPLQKVLSNCGELEKTMAECIIESELETETKVVRRLKNILDKEIQEISTLKRNVSRTLQEYTSLKRSHEAAIRLEEPAAKVNHIKSQQEECELKLEKERDAWAAQMLELIAKEDEIVSCIRDYVLNQRNYHERALQHVNASLARIQDTIQGTEKSRFGTSLKEHLTSTNREISYIVELCCCCLLEHGLEEEGLLRVGCASTKLRRMKHALEAQHVKTPLPLDYQDPHVIGSILKLYLRELPEPLLTYNLYKDFIRIAERHSEAERKTEIKAILTKLPKENYANLRYLTRFLSIVQQRSALNKMSSQNLAIVMSPNMLWPRVDKSSNAPADYIGQVNSSSAANIIVELLISQWDYFFTGEVEFYLTLQKQKLFVEGKSKSNSSNENLDRNDSEVMESPRYGTLRRQKANAPSPPTTNGNGTILTTSQTSHRPHAKELFPQQTLDKQEKPAKPPLPNLPQFQSPAANQPTQTQLEPLPPPPVTPAKPVPMTRTQFFGLDNLPSPTADRKSTDSIGSFKLKPDVPQKPLLPKRPTVLGVGAAKADGKSDDEGGTTPTQATIDNGNGSVRFKTEHFLDKLRQENGETNGTREGPSTAKESNHNHDPPPTAAEPNQQQAQPQVTTPISPNSFQTPKRPTVPAPPPPTNWKSSD from the exons ATGCGCTCCAGGTGGACAGACAG ATCGAGCAAGTCGGACAGCAAGGACTCCGAGCTCGAGGCGATCGAGCGGCAGGTGGACAGGTACCGGGACACCATCGAGAAGATCGTCCGCAAGCTGCCGGCTCTGAGCGGCGGAGGCGGAAGTGGCAGCGGGAGCAGCGAGGAACAGGACAAGCGGACCAAGAAGAACAGCCACTACAAAATCGCCCAGGCCCTGGACGAGTCCGCCAAGGAACTGCCCAAGGAAATGCCGCTGCAGAAGGTCCTCTCCAATTGCG GCGAGCTGGAGAAGACGATGGCCGAGTGCATTATCGAGAGCGAACTGGAGACGGAGACCAAGGTGGTGAGGCGGCTGAAGAACATCTTGGACAAGGAGATCCAGGAGATCTCCACGCTCAAGCGCAACGTGTCGCGCACTCTGCAGGAGTACACCTCGCTGAAGCGCAGTCATGAG GCGGCAATCCGTCTGGAGGAACCGGCGGCCAAGGTTAATCACATCAAGAGCCAGCAGGAGGAGTGCgagctgaagctggagaaggAACGGGATGCCTGGGCCGCCCAGATGCTGGAGCTGATTGCCAAAGAGGACGAGATCGTTAGCTGCATCCGCGACTATGTACTCAACCAAAGAAACTATCATGAACGCGCCCTGCAGCACGTAAACGCCTCGCTGGCCCGCATCCAGGATACTATCCAGGGCACAGAGAAGTCCCGCTTTGGCACCTCGCTCAAGGAGCACCTGACGTCCACTAACCGCGAGATCTCTTACATTGTGgagctctgctgctgctgtctgtTAGAGCACGGCCTGGAGGAAGAGGGTCTGCTGCGCGTGGGATGCGCCAGCACGAAACTGCGGCGCATGAAGCACGCCCTGGAGGCACAGCATGTAAAGACGCCGCTTCCATTGGACTACCAGGACCCCCATGTCATTGGTTCCATACTCAAGCTGTACTTGCGCGAGTTGCCCGAGCCGCTGCTCACCTACAACCTGTACAAAGACTTCATCCGGATCGCTGAAAGGCACAGCGAAGCCGAGCGCAAGACGGAGATTAAGGCCATTCTGACCAAGCTGCCCAAGGAGAACTATGCGAACCTGCGCTACCTCACCCGCTTCCTGTCAATCGTGCAGCAGCGCTCGGCGCTTAACAAGATGAGCTCGCAGAACCTGGCCATCGTGATGTCGCCAAACATGCTGTGGCCACGCGTCGACAAGAGCAGCAACGCCCCGGCCGACTACATTGGTCAGGTGAACAGCTCCTCGGCAGCCAACATCATCGTTGAGCTGCTGATTAGCCAGTGGGACTACTTCTTCACCGGCGAAGTCGAGTTCTATTTGACCCTGCAGAAGCAAAAGCTATTCGTCGAGGGCAAGAGCAAATCCAACTCCTCCAACGAGAACCTGGATAGAAACGACAGTG AAGTCATGGAAAGTCCACGCTACGGTACATTGCGAAGGCAAAAAGCTAATGCACCTTCGCCTCCCACCACCAATGGAAACGGCACAATCCTCACCACATCACAGACTTCGCACCGACCACATGCAAAGGAGCTGTTCCCACAACAGACGCTGGACAAGCAGGAAAAGCCCGCCAAGCCGCCGCTCCCGAATCTGCCGCAGTTTCAATCGCCAGCTGCTAATCAGCCGACGCAGACGCAGCTAGAACCACTTCCTCCGCCGCCTGTAACGCCAGCCAAGCCTGTTCCGATGACGCGGACACAGTTCTTCGGATTGGACAACCTGCCCTCTCCAACGGCCGATCGCAAGAGCACCGACAGCATTGGCAGCTTCAAGCTGAAGCCAGATGTGCCGCAGAAGCCTCTGCTGCCCAAGCGACCGACTGTGCTGGGTGTGGGAGCGGCTAAGGCAGATGGAAAGAGCGATGATGAGGGCGGTACAACTCCCACTCAGGCGACAATTGATAATGGCAATGGCAGTGTGCGATTTAAAACGGAGCATTTTCTTGACAAGCTGCGACAGGAGAACGGTGAGACGAACGGAACGCGGGAGGGGCCGTCGACGGCGAAGGAAAGCAATCACAACCACGATCCGCCTCCTACGGCTGCCGAGCCAAATCAGCAACAAGCTCAGCCCCAAGTCACGACGCCCATCTCTCCGAACTCATTTCAAACGCCCAAGAGGCCAACGGTGCCAGCGCCGCCACCGCCCACAAATTGGAAGTCCTCGGACTAG
- the LOC6535745 gene encoding uncharacterized protein LOC6535745: protein MVGPFMQGLFLIGIIYWYSKGMMSMINDYYRSEFQRKLQTEPAKAKAETPINVDNFMDYVRELDSTDEVARSPAEGNETWHIGEAHCHILLRFLEITGTLAPPELITSNLR, encoded by the coding sequence ATGGTCGGCCCCTTCATGCAGGGCCTCTTCTTGATTGGCATCATCTACTGGTACTCCAAGGGGATGATGTCCATGATCAACGACTACTATAGAAGTGAGTTCCAGCGGAAGTTGCAAACGGAACCAGCGAAGGCGAAGGCAGAGACACCCATCAATGTGGACAACTTTATGGATTATGTTAGGGAGTTGGACTCTACGGACGAGGTGGCTAGGAGCCCGGCGGAAGGAAATGAAACTTGGCATATAGGAGAAGCCCATTGTCACATCCTTCTACGATTTTTGGAGATTACCGGCACTCTTGCACCTCCTGAATTAATTACGAGCAACTTAAGATAG
- the LOC6535744 gene encoding uncharacterized protein LOC6535744, with amino-acid sequence MKPKKSAFANSSTGYGRNKHGKGHSGKDKAEGGGKGKNREEKVKHKHDQRQKQEVDEKDDKDLNSGFGDYLRTPEAFEMMKLFVFANTIMLIVTMAWPHIKEQFYMVNQWLESFREEHQQ; translated from the exons ATGAAACCGAAGAAATCGGCCTTTGCCAACTCTTCCACGGGATACGGCAGGAACAAGCACGGTAAAGGACACTCTGGCAAGGATAAAGCCGAGGGTGGTGGTAAGGGCAAGAACCGGGAGGAGAAGGTTAAGCATAAGCATGATCAGAGGCAGAAGCAGGAGGTCGACGAAAAGGACGACAAGGACCTAAATTCCGGCTTCGGCGACTATCTTCGCACTCCGGAGG CATTTGAAATGATGAAGCTGTTTGTCTTCGCCAATACAATAATGTTAATTGTCACCATGGCCTGGCCGCACATCAAGGAACAGTTCTACATGGTTAACCAATGGCTTGAAAGCTTCCGCGAAGAGCATCAGCAGTAA